A single region of the Anguilla anguilla isolate fAngAng1 chromosome 17, fAngAng1.pri, whole genome shotgun sequence genome encodes:
- the LOC118216566 gene encoding nucleus accumbens-associated protein 1-like, producing MAQTLQMAIPNFGNSVLECLNEQRLQGLYCDVSVVVKGHAFKAHRAVLAASSSYFRDLFNSGSKSAVVELPPAVQPQSFQQILSFCYTGRLSMNVGDQFLLMYTAGFLQIQQIMEKGTEFFLKVSSPSCDSQGLHAEETPPSEPQSPVTQTSGGGAGGAGAAGGAATGAGRPASCLTPLPLVSRVKMEQQEGSSYSVVCTPVAKRLWEGGSREGGGGSGGGGGGGMRKAARFSQESARGSAIQPQGGAGGAHGGGGTNGNSNNATSESTSPGNLSAYTSDSPTSFHDDEEEEEVPDDGTEEQYRQICNMYTMYSMLNVGAAAAGERVDALPDHMTSDTRGRMRVRQELASLPAELITQIGNRCHPKLYEEGDPAEKLELVSGTSVFITRAQLMNCHVSAGTRHKVLLRRLLASFFDRNTLANSCGTGIRSSTNDPSRKPLDSRVLHAVKFYCQNFATSFKESEMNAIAADMCTNARRVVRKSWIPKLKLLMAEGDAYSSFLPDTVKMEADGMGGEHGFEAGGLEAAASAEAGASNESLQGVGGDGSTLF from the exons ATGGCTCAGACGCTGCAGATGGCCATCCCCAACTTCGGCAACAGCGTGCTGGAGTGTCTGAACGAGCAGCGGCTGCAGGGCCTGTACTGCGACGTGTCGGTGGTGGTCAAGGGCCACGCCTTCAAGGCCCACCGCGCCGTGCTGGCGGCCAGCAGCTCCTACTTCCGGGACCTCTTCAACTCGGGGAGCAAGAGCGCGGTGGTGGAGCTGCCCCCGGCCGTGCAGCCGCAGAGCTTCCAGCAGATCCTGTCCTTCTGCTACACGGGCCGGCTCAGCATGAACGTGGGCGACCAGTTCCTGCTCATGTACACGGCCGGCTTCCTGCAGATCCAGCAGATCATGGAGAAGGGCACCGAGTTCTTCCTCAAGGTCAGCTCCCCCAGCTGCGACTCGCAGGGGCTGCACGCCGAGGAGACCCCGCCCTCCGAGCCCCAGAGCCCCGTCACGCAGAcctccgggggcggggctgggggcgcgGGGGCGGCGGGAGGGGCCGCCACGGGGGCCGGCCGCCCCGCCTCCTGCCTGACcccgctccccctggtgtcccgCGTCAAGATGGAGCAGCAGGAGGGCTCTTCTTACTCGGTGGTCTGCACCCCCGTGGCCAAGAgactgtgggaggggggcagccgggaggggggcggaggctcgggcgggggagggggcgggggcatgcGCAAGGCCGCCCGCTTCTCGCAGGAGTCGGCCAGGGGCAGCGCCATTCAGccgcagggcggggcagggggcgccCACGGAGGCGGGGGCACCAACGGGAACAGCAACAACGCCACCTCTGAGAGCACCAGCCCCGGCAACCTGAGCGCCTACACCAGCGACTCCCCCACCTCCTTCCACgacgacgaggaggaggaggaggtcccCGACGACGGCACAGAGGAGCAGTACCGGCAGATCTGCAACATGTACACCATGTACAGCATGCTCAACGTGGGGGCGgcag CGGCCGGCGAGCGCGTGGACGCCCtgcctgatcacatgacctcgGACACCCGGGGGAGGATGCGCGTGCGGCAGGAACTGGCCTCGCTGCCCGCCGAGCTCATCACCCAGATCGGCAACCGCTGCCACCCTAAACTGTACGAGGAGGGAGACCCCGCGGAGAAGCTGGAGCTAGTCTCAG GCACCAGCGTCTTCATCACTCGAGCCCAGCTGATGAACTGTCACGTGAGCGCAGGGACTCGACACAAAGTACTACTGAGGAGATTGTTGGCGTCTTTCTTCGACAG GAACACGCTGGCTAACAGCTGCGGCACAGGGATCCGCTCCTCCACCAACGACCCGAGCCGCAAGCCGCTGGACAGCAGAGTGCTGCACGCAGTCAAGT TCTACTGTCAGAACTTCGCCACGAGCTTCAAGGAGAGCGAGATGAACGCCATCGCGGCGGACATGTGCACCAACGCGCGGCGCgtggtgcggaagagctggatcCCCAAGCTGAAGCTGCTGATGGCGGAGGGCGACGCCTACTCCAGCTTCCTGCCCGACACGGTCAAGATGGAGGCGGACGGGATGGGCGGGGAGCATGGGTTCGAGGCGGGGGGCTTGGAGGCGGCGGCTTCTGCGGAGGCGGGGGCCTCCAACGAGTCTCTGCAGGGAGTGGGTGGAGACGGCAGCACTTTGTTTTAG